From Oreochromis niloticus isolate F11D_XX linkage group LG1, O_niloticus_UMD_NMBU, whole genome shotgun sequence, a single genomic window includes:
- the tshz3b gene encoding teashirt homolog 3b, translated as MPRRKQQAPRRAAAYIPEDEKEAALLDEDLDGDDSAQDGEEPAAKLLCPDKDFLLKDRPGSTGFRDSPNAADFSGQELDSESHLSETSDRMSDFESSSLKNEDEILHSKDPSNALSPSSSSTMMAAANAAATVAGEEAILAATGSVADSLEKMKAIYTSFLTNSYWSTLNLNLSQSPAEKPPRSHSSSSSSSSSSSCGSGGYDWHQTAMAKTLQQVSQNHHNRMALVQHPTVAVSAPSTEPNLFSTVQLYRQSSKLYGSIFTGASKFRCKDCSSAYDTLVELTVHMNETGHYRDDNHETDGEGAKRWSKPRKRSLLEMEGKEDAQKVLKCMYCGHSFESLQDLSVHMIKTKHYQKVPLKEPVTPVAAKIISSARKRAPLDLDIPSSPDSNGGATPKPTSLGDSGDILQKVTNPYITPNNRYGHQNGASYAWQFESRKSQILKCMECGSSHDTLQELTAHMMVTGHFIKVTNSAIKKGKPIIEASAQALRSNSAAEEKVQSVPLAATTFSPPPAPVPPPTSISPTPMVVEIKKEAKEEECTAESILNNVNDVSKEKKAVGEEEVEEKFDITSKYSYLTEEDLEESPKGGLDILKSLENTVTSAINKAQNGAPSWGGYPSIHAAYQLPNIMKLSLGTSGKSSPLKYMFPGGEILSPTAKNQPLISPPSCQTSPLPKNNFHAMEELVKKVTEKVAKVEEKMREPAAVVRASPLGRTTPSPCNSGAEESARGESPKESQPGGCKTPENASAEEENGPNHRDANGDVSTKESAENGVESAALTSPPPISAFGSTAIITDHPPPEQPFLNPLSALQSVMNVHLGKAAKPALPSLDPMSMLFKMSNSLAEKAAVAASTPPAQTKKTGSEHLERYFYQQHLNNDQPIDLTKGKNADKSNSSLGSTSLSSPTSTPSSVSPSSTVSMTKASAAVASFMSTSPLRENALSDISDMLRNLTESQAVSKSSTPTSQSERSDVDGVTQEETEDVSPAQKRKGRQSNWNPQHLLILQAQFASSLRQTNDGKYMMSDLSPQERMHISRFTGLSMTTISHWLANVKYQLRRTGGTKFLKNLDSGHPVFFCNDCASQIRSPSTYVSHLESHLGFRLRDLAKLSGEQLLSQISQQHHHQRHTKGLSEKLFSNLHPSSHPLPSSLPTSIPSSLPISLSSSLTTSLPCTESPLPSPEDDDSGALYQCKLCNRTFASKHAVKLHLSKTHGKSPEDHLMYVCELDKQ; from the coding sequence CATACATCCCTGAAGATGAGAAGGAAGCAGCTCTGTTGGATGAAGACCTGGATGGAGACGACTCAGCCCAGGACGGGGAAGAGCCCGCCGCCAAACTCCTGTGTCCAGACAAGGACTTCCTCCTCAAGGACCGGCCAGGATCCACCGGCTTCCGTGACTCCCCCAACGCCGCTGACTTCTCTGGTCAGGAGCTGGACAGCGAGTCCCATCTGAGCGAAACCAGTGACAGAATGTCTGATTTTGAAAGCTCCTCACTTAAAAACGAGGACGAGATCCTCCACTCTAAAGATCCCTCCAACGCCCTGTCGCCGTCCTCCTCCTCTACCATGATGGCTGCCGCCAACGCTGCTGCCACTGTCGCTGGCGAAGAGGCCATATTAGCTGCAACAGGCTCTGTCGCTGACAGCCTGGAGAAGATGAAGGCCATTTACACCTCTTTTCTGACCAATTCCTATTGGTCCACCCTAAACCTGAACCTGAGCCAGTCCCCAGCGGAGAAGCCCCCCCGcagtcacagcagcagcagcagcagcagcagtagcagcagctgTGGGAGCGGAGGCTACGACTGGCACCAGACAGCCATGGCTAAAACCCTCCAGCAGGTCTCTCAGAACCACCACAACAGGATGGCGCTGGTCCAACATCCTACAGTGGCCGTGAGCGCCCCCTCAACAGAACCCAACCTCTTCAGTACCGTCCAGCTCTACCGGCAGAGCTCCAAGCTCTATGGCTCCATATTCACTGGTGCCAGCAAATTCCGCTGTAAGGACTGCAGCTCAGCATACGACACGCTGGTGGAGCTCACGGTGCACATGAATGAGACGGGCCACTACCGTGATGATAACCACGAGACGGATGGCGAGGGAGCTAAACGGTGGTCCAAACCCAGGAAACGATCTTTGCTGGAGATGGAAGGGAAGGAGGACGCGCAGAAGGTTCTGAAGTGCATGTACTGTGGACACTCTTTTGAATCCCTTCAGGACCTGAGTGTCCACATGATTAAGACGAAACACTACCAGAAAGTGCCTCTGAAAGAGCCCGTCACACCTGTGGCAGCTAAGATTATCTCTTCTGCTCGAAAGAGAGCCCCTCTTGACCTGGACATCCCCAGCTCGCCAGACTCTAATGGAGGCGCCACACCGAAGCCCACCTCCCTCGGTGACTCTGGCGATATACTCCAAAAGGTGACCAACCCTTACATCACGCCTAACAACCGCTATGGACACCAAAATGGTGCCAGCTACGCCTGGCAGTTTGAATCCAGGAAGTCGCAGATCCTCAAATGCATGGAGTGCGGCAGCTCTCACGACACGCTGCAGGAGCTCACGGCTCACATGATGGTGACAGGACATTTCATCAAAGTCACCAACTCTGCGATTAAGAAAGGCAAACCGATCATAGAGGCATCCGCCCAGGCACTGAGGTCAAACTCAGCAGCTGAAGAGAAGGTGCAGTCGGTCCCCCTGGCTGCTACCACCTTCTCCCCTCCGCCTGCCCCGGTGCCTCCTCCGACCAGCATCTCCCCCACTCCTATGGTTGTGGAGATAAAGAAGGAGGCAAAGGAGGAGGAGTGCACTGCAGAGTCCATTCTGAACAATGTTAATGATGTGAGCAAGGAGAAGAAGGCCGTAGGTGAGGAAGAGGTTGAAGAAAAGTTTGATATAACTTCAAAGTATAGCTATCTGACTGAGGAGGATCTGGAGGAAAGTCCAAAGGGGGGTCTTGATATCCTCAAGTCCTTGGAGAACACAGTGACCTCAGCCATCAACAAGGCCCAGAATGGAGCTCCCAGCTGGGGAGGATATCCCAGCATCCACGCTGCCTACCAGCTACCAAACATCATGAAGCTTTCGCTGGGTACCTCTGGAAAGAGCTCCCCACTGAAATACATGTTCCCCGGAGGGGAGATCCTCTCCCCCACCGCCAAGAACCAGCCGCTGATCTCACCTCCTAGCTGCCAGACCTCTCCACTACCTAAAAACAACTTCCATGCTATGGAGGAACTCGTCAAGAAAGTGACAGAGAAGGTGGCCAAGGTGGAGGAGAAAATGAGGGAGCCGGCTGCTGTTGTGAGGGCCTCTCCTCTGGGGCGCACCACCCCTTCACCGTGCAACAGTGGGGCAGAGGAGTCAGCCCGAGGAGAGTCCCCCAAAGAAAGCCAACCAGGAGGCTGTAAGACCCCTGAGAATGCAAgcgcagaagaagaaaatggaCCCAACCACAGAGATGCAAACGGGGATGTCTCTACAAAGGAGTCGGCAGAGAATGGTGTAGAGTCCGCTGCCCTGACCTCACCCCCGCCCATCTCTGCGTTTGGCAGCACAGCCATCATCACAGATCACCCGCCTCCAGAGCAGCCGTTTCTGAACCCTCTGAGTGCGCTGCAGTCCGTCATGAATGTCCACCTAGGGAAGGCCGCCAAGCCGGCCCTGCCCTCCTTGGACCCAATGAGCATGCTGTTCAAGATGAGCAACAGCCTGGCTGAGAAAGCAGCGGTGGCCGCTTCTACACCACCAGCACAGACCAAAAAGACCGGTAGCGAGCACCTCGAGCGATATTTCTACCAGCAGCATCTGAACAATGACCAACCCATAGACCTTACCAAAGGAAAAAATGCAGACAAAAGCAACAGCTCTTTGGGGTCGACATCTCTCTCCTCCCCCACTTCCACCCCATCCTCGGTGTCTCCCTCCTCCACCGTCAGCATGACCAAAGCCTCAGCTGCAGTAGCTTCCTTCATGTCCACATCACCTCTGAGAGAAAACGCCCTCTCAGATATCTCAGACATGCTGAGGAACCTGACAGAAAGCCAGGCTGTGTCCAAGTCCTCCACGCCCACCAGCCAGTCCGAGCGCTCTGACGTCGACGGCGTCACGCAGGAAGAGACCGAAGATGTTTCGCCTGCCCAGAAGCGTAAAGGCCGCCAGTCCAACTGGAACCCTCAGCATCTCCTCATCCTACAGGCCCAGTTTGCTTCCAGTCTCAGACAAACAAATGACGGCAAGTACATGATGTCGGACCTAAGCCCACAGGAAAGAATGCATATCTCCCGCTTTACGGGTCTCTCCATGACAACCATATCCCACTGGCTGGCAAATGTCAAGTACCAGCTGAGGAGAACCGGTGGCACAAAGTTCTTGAAGAATCTGGATTCTGGTCACCCTGTGTTTTTCTGCAACGACTGCGCCTCTCAGATTCGCTCGCCGTCCACCTACGTCAGCCACCTGGAATCCCACCTGGGCTTTCGCCTGCGAGACCTAGCGAAGCTTTCTGGGGAGCAGCTGCTCAGCCAGATCTCCCAGCAACACCACCACCAACGTCATACCAAAGGACTGTCTGAGAAACTGTTCTCCAACCTCCACCCGTCCAGCCACCCTTTGCCGTCCTCACTCCCCACGTCCATCCCGTCCTCCTTACCcatctccctgtcctcatccTTAACCACGTCTCTGCCCTGTACCGAATCGCCGTTGCCCTCTCCCGAGGACGACGACAGCGGCGCCCTTTATCAGTGCAAGCTGTGCAATCGGACATTTGCGAGCAAGCACGCGGTCAAGCTTCACCTGAGTAAGACTCACGGGAAGTCCCCAGAGGATCACCTCATGTACGTGTGCGAGCTGGACAAACAGTAG